GGCCGGTCCTGGGTATGCAGCTCGGCCAGCAGGGCCTTGATGCGGCTGTGGGCGTCGCGGAACCCGTGCCCGGAGGCGCGCGTGATGGCGTCCGCCAGCTCCGTGACCGCCGACTCGCCCTGCTGGGCCTCGCGCAGCCACAGGGCGCGGTTGAGATGCGGGGCCGTCAGGGACACCGTCATGAGTTCCACCCCCTCCCGGAATTCCTGCCACATGTGGTGCAGGGACGGCTGCATGTCGGGGCCCGGATCGTTGATGTCCCCGAACGGGACGTTGTGGCTGCTCAGAATGACGCTCTGGGTCATGCCGATGGCCTTGCTGAACTTGGTCCGGGCATGTTCGAGCGCCACGGGATTGCGTTTCTGGGGCATGACGCTGCTGCCCTGGACGAGGCCGTCGGGCAGTACGATCAGCCCGCGCGACGCCCAGAACAGCAGGTCGTACAGCACCCGGGACAGCGTCGTGGAGATGATGGTGATGATGCTGGCGAGCTCCACCTGCCAGTCGCTGGCGCTCACGGCGTCGTAGGTGTTCTCGATGGGCCGGTCGAACGCGAGGTAACTGGCCGTGAGTTCGCGGTCGATCGGAAAGCTGGTGCCCCCCAGGGCCACGGCGCCCATGGGGCTGAGATTGAGGCGGCCCAGCGCCCCGAACAGGCGTTCGGTGTCCCGCGCCAGATTGTTCTCCACGGCCGTCAGGTAGTGCGCGAAGGTGGTGGGCTGAGCCGGCTGGTGGTGGGTGTAGGCGACGATGACCGTCTCCACCTCCCGCCCGGCGAGGTCGAGCAGCGTCTGCCGCAGCTGGTGAACACGCCGGATGGCGCGCATCAGACGCTGGCGCGCACTGAGGCGGTAGATGGTCATGTCGAGGTCGTTGCGCGACAGGGCGGTCCGCAGGGCGCCGGCCGCCGCCGGGTCGCGCCGCACCAGGGTCTGATCGAGCGTGAAGAACACGTCCTCGATCCGGGGGTCGTAGGGCGGGAAGGGTTGACGCCGCAGGGCGCGCAGGTGCTCGGCGGCGGCGTGGGCATGTTCCACGCCGCAGGCCCCGAGCATCAGGGCGTGGGCGCTCAGGGCGTCGAACAGGTGCGGCAGCAGGTGTTCGCTGGCGTAGGTGTAGTCCGGCTCCAACACGGCACGCAGGTAGGTGTCATGCCACATGTTCTTCTCCAGGACTGCCCAGCAGCCGGTCGCGGGCGCGCTTCTGGGCACACAGCCCCGCACCGTGCAGCGCCGCGCGTGAGACGTGAGGTTCGGTCCCCAGCGTCACGGCCGGGGGCAGCAGACCCCGGAGCCGGCGCTCGAGAAGAGGCATCCGCCCGGGCCGCAGGCTCAAGACCAGATGTTCCAGGTCCAGCGTGTGCATCAGGGCGGCGAGCATGAAGGCCGTGGCGTCGAGGCGCTCGGTGTCGGGCAACTGTTCCAGCACTTCCCAGCCCGCCGCATTGTGGCCCGGCCAGGGCGAGCGCCCCAGTTCGCCGGCGCGGCCGTGAACCCCCCGGTACAGCTGGCCGCCCAGCATCAGGCCCAGCCCCGTTCCGCTGGGGCGTTCGATCAGGGCGGCGAAGTGGGTGTACTCCGGCGCGCGGGCGTGCAGCGCCAGAGTCACCAGGTTGGCGTCGTTCTCGAAGCGGAGGTCGAACGTCAATTCACGGGCCAGAACCCGGAGGCGGGGTACGTCCAGCCAGGGCAGGGCATTGGGCTCGCCCACCTGTCCCAGATCGTCGACCGGCGCCGGGAGACCGATCACCACCGACCGCAGCGGGCCGAAGGGGGGAGCTGCATGCAGCTCACGGATGAGACCGGCGGTAAGGGTCGTCAGGTCGTCGGGGCCGGTCTCCAACCGCAGGTGCTGCGGCTCCTGTAGCGCGAGCCCATGAACCTGAGCCCGGAGATGCGAAGACTGAAGGTCGATCGCCAGGACCGTGGCCAGAAGGGGATGCAGCTCAACCGCGCAGGGCACGCGGCCGGGGGTGGAACTCGTGCCCGCCGACAGTTGCACGGCGGCCTGTTCGACGAGGTCCTGCACGACGGCGTTCACGGTGACCTTGGACAGACCGGTCAGTTCGGCCAGATGAGGCCGTGTGAGACGGCCATGCTCAAAGAGGAGGGTAAGGATCTGACGGCGGTTGAGCTGCCGCAGGTGCTGGGGTTGACTCATCACCGACCTCAGTTAGGAAACTTTGTTTACTATCGTGCGAGCGTACACCTCCGGATGTGGAACATCAAGGGCTCATGAGCTTGACATGAAGGGCGCGGCCAAGCTTGGGGCTGCTCCAGGCGACGACCGGTCCCGAGTGCCCACGCAAGTTGACGAAGCCACCGGGCAACCAGTCAGTGCACTTCCAGTCCCGCAGGCGGCCTCTATCTCGCCTCTGAGGCAGATCCATGCCCCTCTACAGCCGGGCCTGCGCCTCGTGTAGCAGGCGGTAACGGCCGCCCCGGGCGAGCAGTTCAGTGTGGGTGCCCTGTTCGACGATGCCGGACTCGTCCACCACGACGATGCGGTCAGCGTTCTGGATGGTGGCGAGGCGGTGGGCGATGACCAGGGTGGTGCGCCCGCGCGACAGCTCGGTCAGCGAGGCCTGGATGGCGCGCTCGGTGGCGGTGTCGAGCGCCGAGGTCGCCTCGTCCAGAATCAGGATCGGCGGGTTCTTCAGGAACATGCGCGCAATCGCCAATCTCTGCTTCTGCCCGCCCGAGAGCTTCACGCCGCGCTCACCGATGAGGGTGTCGAGGCCCTGCGGCAGCAACTCGATGACTTCCTCCAGCCGCGCCCGGTGGGCCGCCTCCAGCACCTCGGCGTCGCTGGCGCCGAGACGGCCGTAGGCGATGTTCTCGCGCAGGGTGCCGCCGAACAGGAACACGTCCTGCTGCACCACCCCGATCTGGCCGCGCAGCGAGGCGAGCGTCAGGTCACGGACGTCCTGGCCGTCCACCGTGACGCGTCCGCCCGTGACCTCGTAGAAGCGGGGCAGCAGCGAGCACAGCGTGGTCTTGCCTGCCCCCGACGGCCCAACGAAGGCGACCGTCTCCCCCGCCCGAATGTCCAGCGAGACGTGGCTCAGGACCTCGCGGCCCACGCCGTAGCCGAAGGACACGTCCTGAAACCGGATGTCGCCGCGCAGGGGTGGGGCCGCCTGCGCGCCGGGGCGATCGTGGATGTCGGGGGCCGTATCCAGAAAGTCGAGGTAGCGCCGGAAGCCGGCCACGCCCTTGGGGTAGGTCTCGATCACCGAGTTGATCTTCTCGATGGGCCGGAAAAAGACGTTCACGAGGAGCAGGAAACCCACGAAACCCCCGGCGCTGAGGCTGCCCTGCAACACGAAATACGCCCCCGCGACCATCACGGTCATCTGCGTGAGGCGCATACTGAGGTAACTGAGCGAGGTGCTCGCCGCCATGATGCGGTAGGCCTCCAGCTTCGTCGAGCGGTAGCGCGCGTTGTCCCGGGCGAAGAGTTCGCGCTCGTGCGCCTCGTTGGCGAAGGCCTGCACGACCCGGATGCCGCCTACGTTCTCCTCGATCCGCACGTTGAAGTTGGCCACCGACTCGTAGAGCCGCCGCCAGGTGGCCGTCATGCGGTTGCCGTAGCGCGTCGTGACCCACAGCACCACGGGCACGATGATGGACGTCAGGACCGCGAGCCCCGGATGCACCGTGAACATGAGGGCGAAAGCGCCCAGCAGCGTCATGACGGCGATGAACAGGTCCTCGGGACCGTGGTGGGCGACCTCGCCGATCTCTTCGAGGTCCTTGGTGAGCCGCCCGACGAGTTGCCCAGTCTTGACGTTGTCGAAATAGCTGAACGGGAGCTTTTGCAGGTGCGCGAAAGCCTTTCGGCGCATCTCGGTCTCGATGTTGATGCCGAGCATGTGGCCCCAGTAGGTCACGACTGCCATCAGGGCGGTGTTCAGGACATACACGGCGATCAGGGCGGCGCCCGCCACGACGATGGTCCCCCACTGCCCCCCCGGCAGGAGGCGGTCGATGAAGACCTGCACCGCGATGGGAAAGCCCAGTTCGAGCAGGCCCGACAGCACCGCGCAGCCGAAATCGAGCAGAAAGAGACCGCGGTAGGGCGCGTAGTAGGCAAAGAATCTGGGCAGCAGGGGGTTCATGGGACGACCTCGGGGACGACGCTACGGCAAACGTAGAGGCAGGGGCGTGAGCTTTCAGGCACGTGGCAGGGCGCCCCGCCGGGAGAGCCAGCGGAGCGCCCTGCCGGGAGAAGGGTTCAGGAAGGGATGGCCGCTCCGGCGGCGCGTTTGGCGCGCAGCTCGCGTTCCTTGAGGGCCTCGGCGGCGTAGAAGGACCCGATGACGGCCACCACCGACGCCACCTGCAACACCACGCCCTCCCAGGTGCCGTGCAGCCCGAACCACAGGCCCATCCACGCCGGCAGGTCGAGGGGCAGCGGGTGCACCGGCAGCCAGCCGACGAGTTGCAGGGTGTGGACCGTGTTGCCGACCATGATCGCCAGCACCGCGCAGATCAGGGCGCCGGTCTGAACGAGCAGTTTTTTCATGGGCAGCCTGGCCTGGTAGCGGAACACGGCCGCGCCGACGCCCAGCACGGCCACCAGCCCTGCAGCCGTGCCGCCCAGCACCGCGCCCGCCCCGGCCTGAAGCACCAGCGACTGGAGGAACAGCACCGTCTCGAAGCCCTCGCGGTAGATGGACGTGAAGCCCAGCACCGCCAGCCCCCACCACTGCGCACGCGCGGCCGTGCGGGACTGTGAGCCGTGCGCCAGCTCGTGCTTGTGCTTCTGGAAGGACGCCATGCGGTCCGTCCAGTACACCTGATGGAAAAACCAGTTCATGATGACCAGCAGCACCCCGATGGCCACCACGCTGACCACGGCCTCCAGCTTCTCGCCGTAGCGGCCCAGCAAAGACAGGGCACCCTGCATGATCACCCAGGTCACGGCGGTCGCCGCGAAAGCCCCGGCAGCACCCAGCCACATGGGCCGGCGCAGCCGCACGGCGTCGCCCCGGCGCAGGCTGCCCATCAGGGCGGCGAGGATGAGCACGGCTTCGAGCCCCTCGCGGAACACGATGATGCCCGCGTTGGTGGCGACGGCGGCGGGCGCGACCTCGGTGCCCAGGATGCCCGCGACCTCCTTCAGGGTGGTCTGAAGTTCGGCGCGCGTCGTGCGGAAGTCGGCCAGCGGCGCGTGGTCACGGATCAGGGCGGCGAGGCCCTGGGGGTGTTGGCCGTTCCAGATCTGGTTTTCCAGCCGCGCCTTGAGGTCGGGGTTGAACACGGCGATGCGCGCCTCGGTGCCGCTTTCGAGCAGGGCGTAGGCGTCGAGGCGCGCGGTCTCGGCGGCCGCCCAGTCACCAGCCTGCGCGGCGGCCACCACCGCGTCAAGCTGAGTGCGTACCACGTCGAGATCGGCGCTGGCGTCGTGGGTCTTCCAGTCGGCCGGAAAGGCGGCGGCCAGCCGCGTGCCCAGCGTACCCACCTGCGCCGAGACGGCGTCCGGCGCCGGCACCGTGATCGCCAGGGCCTGCGGGGAGAGGGAGGTGTTCAGAGCGCCGAGGTCGCGCCCGAGCGCGCGGGCCGCCGCCTGGTCGCGCAGCAGCGGCGCGAGGTCGGCGTAGGCCATCACGGCGCCGTTCAGAAAGGTCCGGGCCTCGTTCACCTCGACCGGCTGGGTGACGACCGCGCCCGCACCACTGGCCTTGACGCCGCGCGCATACTCGACCGGTACGAGCGACAGGAAGCGCGTGGCCTGCGAAGCACGGGCCTGCACTTCACGGGCACTCAGGGGCGCGGCGCGGAAACCTTCGAGGGCGGCCGTGACGGCGCTCACCGAGCCGGGCAGCGCGGCGAACTGCCCGGTCAGGGCCGTCGCCGCCGCCTCTCCGCGCTGGCCGGCGTAGGCGGGGCGCAGCAACGCGAAGTAGCCCTGCGCCAGCGCCGCCTGCTCGGCCTCCAGGGTGCGGAACCCGCGTGCGCGCGAGGTCTGGAGGTCACGCAGGGCGCCCAGCAGGCGGGCCTGATACCCATCAAGCACGTCGCTGCGTATGGCGTTCAGGGCGTCCTGGGGCGTCGCCTTGCCCTGCGCGAGCGCCTCGACCGCCGCGGTCGCGTCGGCGTTCAGGCGGGTCAGGCTGCTCGCCACCCGGAACTCGCGGACGGCCAGCCAGTCGCGTGCAGCTCCCGCGTCTCCAGCGCGCAGGGCCGTCTCCAGGCCGGTATAGGCGCCGCGCAGCAGGGCGGTCCAGGCGGCGGCGCCCGCACGGCCCAGGGCGGGGGTGTCGCCGGCCTGCACGGCCCCGCCCGCCGCGTTCAGGGCCAGGTCCACCTCGCGGGTCGCCCCAGGGTCGGTCGCCGCCCAGGCGCCGCGCACCTCCGCGAAGGCGGCGCGCGCCTGCTCCACGAGCGCGGCGGCCGGGGCGCGGCCGAAGTCGAGTTCCAGCGCGGCGTCGGCCAGCCGGGCGCGCATTGTCTCGGCGGGGGTGGCTAGGTCGCGGGCCGCAGCGGCGGCCGTCTGGGACATTGCGGTCGGGGCGGCTGCAGACTGGGCGTGAGCGGGCTGTGCCAGACCCGTGCCCGCCCACAGCGCCGCCAGGGCGGGCGCGAGGGCCACCGGGACGCGGCCCGTCACTGGACCTTCACCCCCAGCAGCGCGGCCGCCTGGGTGATCCGGCCAGCGACCACGGTGGCGCGGTTCTGGGCCTCCTGTTGCAGCGCTTCGGCCTGTTCGGGGGTGTAGCGCCGCGTCTTCTCGCGGGCGACGAGGCGCTCGGCCAGTGCCGACAGATCGCGCAATCCCGCGGCGATCTGGCCGTCCAGGGCAGGATTCCGGGCCTTCACATCGGTGCTCAGGCCCCGGTACATCGCCTGCCAGGAGGCCACGTTGCCCACGAGATCGGACATGCGCGAGATCGCCACGAAATCCTTGCGGGTGCTCCGCGCGCCCAGCACGAAGGGGCTGGTCTTCCAGTCCTCAAAGAACACCGGCCCCACGGTCGGCACGTTGCCGACCAGCGCTCCGAACACGTCCTCGCGGGTGGGCGACCAGGCCGCCGCCGCTGCCTGGAGCGCGCGGCCCTGGGTATCGAGTTCGGCCGCCGCCGCCTTGAGGACGTTCGCGTCGGGGAGCTGCTCGCCGAACTCGGCCCGGCCGTTGCCGTTCAGGTCGAAGGGCACGCCGCTGCTGTAGGCCTTCACGGTGCCCCACAGCGCGCCCTCGTTTACGCCGAAGAGGTTGCCGGGCCGGGCGAGGACCCGGCCGCTGGGCAACTTGAGGTCGAAGGGGACCACGTCTTCTCCGCCCTCGGCAGCGCTCGTGCCGGCGTCCAGGATCACGTCGAAACGGCTGAGCGCCTCGACCCCCGCCACGATACCCTCAACGTCCTCGTACAGCGGACTGGCCTTCTGCCACCCGGCGCGGGCAGCGTTCAGGGCGGCCCGCACCGCCTGAGGCTGCGCGGCCAGTTTGCGGTAGTCGAAATTCGCCGCGCGCGCCAGCTCGTAGTAGCGGTCGGCGGCCGTACTCAGCGCCCGCGTGCCCTGGGTCATGCCGCTCAGGCGGCCGCCCAGGTAGGTCTTGACGCCGCTGAGGTCCGCCGCGCCGGCCTGCGAGAGGCTCCAGGCTCCCGCCAGGGTCACTGCCAGTTTCCAGATCCGTTTCATCTCTCAAGGTTGATTAATCCGACCCGGAAAGTCAACTTTTGCATATTGTCCCATTTTGAACTGACCCGCTGTCATTGTGACTCTCTCTGCTCTTTGTCCATCCCTCAAAGGTGCTCTCTGTCAATGAAACAACTGGAACCAGGCTGAACCCACTGGAATGCTCCCTGCCAAACATCGACAGGGAGCACCTTTTTGGATTCCGGCTATTCCGGCTTCTCCCCGACCTTCTGAAACCCTCTGGATTCGTTCCACTTTCTCTCCCCAAAGAATTACCTGTCAACGCCTCGCGGGCATCGGCCTAACGGTGCGCCCGCCCATTGAGGCGACCATCGTCACGGTGGAGAAGCTCAGCAGCTTCCTTCAGCGCAACCGCGAGATCCTGATTCCGCTCACGGCCGCCGTGGGGGCCGGTGCCGCTGCGTTCGGGGCGTATCGCCTGGGTGTCGCCACTGTCACCCTCGCCACGACCGTCTGGACGGCCGCGCAGACCGGTGCCGCCGCCGCAAGCGTGGCCCTCCGGGCGGCCCTGACTTTCCTCACCGGGCCGGTCGGGCTGGTCATCACGGCTATCACCCTGCTCGTGGGGGCGGGTGTCGCGCTGTACCGCAACTGGGACGAGGTCAAGGCGTTCGCGGAGAAGACGTGGGGCCGCATCAAGGAGATCGTGGCCGGGGCGCTGTCGGGCGCGTCTGAGTACCTCAAGGGTATCGACTGGAAAGACCTGGGCATGAACGTGGTGCAGGGCCTCATCAACGGCATCCTCGCCGGGCCGCGCCTGGTTCTCGCCGCTGCCCGCAACCTGGGGAGCGCGGTCATCAACGGGATCAAGGACGTCCTCAACATCCAGTCCCCCTCTCGCGTCATGAAGGAACTGGGCGAGTTCACCTCGGCCGGGTTCGTGCAGGGGATTGAATCGACCCGCCCGAACGTCCTGAAGGCGGCCCAGGCGACGGCCAAAGGGTTCCTCGATGCGTTCGCCGACCTGAAGGCCGAGCGCGCCGTTGGGAACGTGGACCTCTCGGCCTACACCTCCACCCTTGAATCGGCCGCCTCGCAGTTGCGCGCGCAACTAAAGACCGTCAAGGAGGGCACCCCGGCCTATACCGAGTGGTTAAAGGCCCTGGGTGCCGTCACGACCGAGCTGGACAGCCTGAAGGGCAAGAGCAGCGGGGCGCAGACCAGTGCCAAGCAACTGGCCGACGAACTGACCCGCAACCGCAAGCAGATCGAGCAGGGCGAGGTCATGGAGCGGTACGTGGCGGGCCTGCGCTCGGCGACCTCGGCGCAGCTGGCCACCGCTCTCGCAACTGCACGCGCGGGCGGTGAAACCGAGCGCTACAACGCCATCCGCGAAGAGCAGCGCCGGCGCGAGGACGGCGTGACCCAGGACCCAGGACCGCGCCACCGACGCAGCCAAACGTGCCTCTCAGCAGCTCGCGGACAACCGTGCCCAGATTGCCGCTGGGGAGGCTCAGGAGCGGTACGTCAAGGGGCTGCGCTCGGCCACCGATGCCCAGCTCGCCACGGCGCTGGCCACCGCCCGCAGTGCTGGGGAAACCGAGCGGTATAACGCTATCCGGAACGAGCAGACCCGCCGTGAGGACGCGGTAACTCAGGCCCAGGACCGCGCGACGGACGCCGCCAAGCGGGCCGCCGAGCAGCTCGCTGACAACCGCGCCCAGATCGCGGCCGGAGAGGCGCAGGAACGCTTCGTGAAGGGGCTCCGCTCGGCCCTGGATGGTCAGCTTGCGACCGCACTGGCGACCGCTCGCGCGGCCGGTGACACTGAGAAGTACAACCTCATCAAGGCCGAACAGCAGCGCCGTCTCGACGCCACGACGGCCGCCCACGACAAGGCCACCGAGGCTGCCCAGCGCGAGGCTCAGGCCCTGCGCGACGGGCAGGCTGCCATCCGGGAGGCCCGCGAATACGACGCCTACCTGGACAGCCTGAACGATCTTACCGACGCCGAACTGGCCCTCGAGCTCGCCCGGCAGGAAGGGGCAGGCCATCAGCAGCAATACAACGATGTGCTCGCCGTCCAGCGTCAGCGCGCCCAGGACGCCGCTCAGGCCGTCTCTGCCCTGGCCGAAGGGGTAGCAGCTGCCGACGCGGCCCTGGCCGAGCTGGAACTGCGGCCCATCGGCGAGCGCACCGACCGGCCCGGCCTGGCCGTGGACACGGCCGCCCAGCAGCGCCAGAACTTCTCCGACCTCTACGACACCCTCACCCAGCTTGACGACGCCACCATCGACAACACCGACACCATGGAGCTTCTCGACAAGATGCTCCAGAACGCGGCGCAGTCGGGGGGCATCACCGCTGAGCAGCTGCGCATCCTGCAAGGTGTCCTGAAGGGCACCGAGAACAGCGCACGCGCCATGGCCGATGGGATCGAGGCTAGGGACGCGGCGCTGCGAGACGTGCTGGCCCGCCCCATCGGCGAGCGCACCGACCGCGCCGGGGCAGACGAGGGGATCTACCCGGATCTGCTCCGGCAGATCAACGCGCTGGACGTGGGTGTGGACGAGGCGGGGGCGACCTTTGACCTCTTCACCGATCTGTTGGACAACGCGGGGCGCACCGGGGCGCTCACGGCC
Above is a genomic segment from Deinococcus sp. Leaf326 containing:
- a CDS encoding argininosuccinate lyase; amino-acid sequence: MWHDTYLRAVLEPDYTYASEHLLPHLFDALSAHALMLGACGVEHAHAAAEHLRALRRQPFPPYDPRIEDVFFTLDQTLVRRDPAAAGALRTALSRNDLDMTIYRLSARQRLMRAIRRVHQLRQTLLDLAGREVETVIVAYTHHQPAQPTTFAHYLTAVENNLARDTERLFGALGRLNLSPMGAVALGGTSFPIDRELTASYLAFDRPIENTYDAVSASDWQVELASIITIISTTLSRVLYDLLFWASRGLIVLPDGLVQGSSVMPQKRNPVALEHARTKFSKAIGMTQSVILSSHNVPFGDINDPGPDMQPSLHHMWQEFREGVELMTVSLTAPHLNRALWLREAQQGESAVTELADAITRASGHGFRDAHSRIKALLAELHTQDRPLHTVTREDLAAQGVVLSEEELRSALDPADFIARRTTLGGPAPGAMRTQLAQAHTRLQRDTARHDEATQRFARSRLFLEGGEV
- a CDS encoding ROK family protein; amino-acid sequence: MSQPQHLRQLNRRQILTLLFEHGRLTRPHLAELTGLSKVTVNAVVQDLVEQAAVQLSAGTSSTPGRVPCAVELHPLLATVLAIDLQSSHLRAQVHGLALQEPQHLRLETGPDDLTTLTAGLIRELHAAPPFGPLRSVVIGLPAPVDDLGQVGEPNALPWLDVPRLRVLARELTFDLRFENDANLVTLALHARAPEYTHFAALIERPSGTGLGLMLGGQLYRGVHGRAGELGRSPWPGHNAAGWEVLEQLPDTERLDATAFMLAALMHTLDLEHLVLSLRPGRMPLLERRLRGLLPPAVTLGTEPHVSRAALHGAGLCAQKRARDRLLGSPGEEHVA
- a CDS encoding ABC transporter ATP-binding protein, producing MNPLLPRFFAYYAPYRGLFLLDFGCAVLSGLLELGFPIAVQVFIDRLLPGGQWGTIVVAGAALIAVYVLNTALMAVVTYWGHMLGINIETEMRRKAFAHLQKLPFSYFDNVKTGQLVGRLTKDLEEIGEVAHHGPEDLFIAVMTLLGAFALMFTVHPGLAVLTSIIVPVVLWVTTRYGNRMTATWRRLYESVANFNVRIEENVGGIRVVQAFANEAHERELFARDNARYRSTKLEAYRIMAASTSLSYLSMRLTQMTVMVAGAYFVLQGSLSAGGFVGFLLLVNVFFRPIEKINSVIETYPKGVAGFRRYLDFLDTAPDIHDRPGAQAAPPLRGDIRFQDVSFGYGVGREVLSHVSLDIRAGETVAFVGPSGAGKTTLCSLLPRFYEVTGGRVTVDGQDVRDLTLASLRGQIGVVQQDVFLFGGTLRENIAYGRLGASDAEVLEAAHRARLEEVIELLPQGLDTLIGERGVKLSGGQKQRLAIARMFLKNPPILILDEATSALDTATERAIQASLTELSRGRTTLVIAHRLATIQNADRIVVVDESGIVEQGTHTELLARGGRYRLLHEAQARL
- a CDS encoding FTR1 family protein — encoded protein: MTGRVPVALAPALAALWAGTGLAQPAHAQSAAAPTAMSQTAAAAARDLATPAETMRARLADAALELDFGRAPAAALVEQARAAFAEVRGAWAATDPGATREVDLALNAAGGAVQAGDTPALGRAGAAAWTALLRGAYTGLETALRAGDAGAARDWLAVREFRVASSLTRLNADATAAVEALAQGKATPQDALNAIRSDVLDGYQARLLGALRDLQTSRARGFRTLEAEQAALAQGYFALLRPAYAGQRGEAAATALTGQFAALPGSVSAVTAALEGFRAAPLSAREVQARASQATRFLSLVPVEYARGVKASGAGAVVTQPVEVNEARTFLNGAVMAYADLAPLLRDQAAARALGRDLGALNTSLSPQALAITVPAPDAVSAQVGTLGTRLAAAFPADWKTHDASADLDVVRTQLDAVVAAAQAGDWAAAETARLDAYALLESGTEARIAVFNPDLKARLENQIWNGQHPQGLAALIRDHAPLADFRTTRAELQTTLKEVAGILGTEVAPAAVATNAGIIVFREGLEAVLILAALMGSLRRGDAVRLRRPMWLGAAGAFAATAVTWVIMQGALSLLGRYGEKLEAVVSVVAIGVLLVIMNWFFHQVYWTDRMASFQKHKHELAHGSQSRTAARAQWWGLAVLGFTSIYREGFETVLFLQSLVLQAGAGAVLGGTAAGLVAVLGVGAAVFRYQARLPMKKLLVQTGALICAVLAIMVGNTVHTLQLVGWLPVHPLPLDLPAWMGLWFGLHGTWEGVVLQVASVVAVIGSFYAAEALKERELRAKRAAGAAIPS
- a CDS encoding imelysin family protein gives rise to the protein MKRIWKLAVTLAGAWSLSQAGAADLSGVKTYLGGRLSGMTQGTRALSTAADRYYELARAANFDYRKLAAQPQAVRAALNAARAGWQKASPLYEDVEGIVAGVEALSRFDVILDAGTSAAEGGEDVVPFDLKLPSGRVLARPGNLFGVNEGALWGTVKAYSSGVPFDLNGNGRAEFGEQLPDANVLKAAAAELDTQGRALQAAAAAWSPTREDVFGALVGNVPTVGPVFFEDWKTSPFVLGARSTRKDFVAISRMSDLVGNVASWQAMYRGLSTDVKARNPALDGQIAAGLRDLSALAERLVAREKTRRYTPEQAEALQQEAQNRATVVAGRITQAAALLGVKVQ